One genomic window of Ottowia oryzae includes the following:
- the zapD gene encoding cell division protein ZapD, protein MILYEYPFNERIRTYLRLEHLIGRLAQLLPRDGALDHHYALVTIFEVMDVTSRADIKSDVLKDLDRQKAHFAAFRGNPAISEASLDAVLERLDDAFTRLNAQLGKPGHELQDNEWLMSIRSRAVIPGGTCEFDLPAYHAWQQEPPARRRADLNQWASSLAPMAQAVSLLLQLLRDAGQPQKVMTRAGQFQQILPQGRSFQLLRLRIDPALQLIPEISGNRLMVSVRLVRHGADGKLHPAREEAPFELALCA, encoded by the coding sequence GTGATCCTGTACGAATACCCTTTCAACGAACGCATTCGCACCTATTTGCGGCTGGAGCACCTGATTGGCCGCTTGGCCCAATTGCTGCCGCGGGATGGCGCGCTCGATCACCACTACGCGCTGGTCACGATTTTCGAGGTGATGGACGTCACCAGCCGGGCCGACATCAAGTCGGATGTGCTCAAAGACCTGGATCGCCAGAAGGCGCACTTCGCGGCGTTTCGCGGCAACCCGGCCATTTCAGAAGCCTCGCTCGATGCGGTGCTTGAGCGGCTGGACGATGCCTTCACGCGACTGAACGCGCAACTTGGCAAACCCGGTCACGAGTTGCAGGACAACGAATGGCTGATGAGCATCCGCAGCCGGGCCGTGATTCCAGGCGGCACCTGCGAATTCGATCTGCCGGCGTACCATGCCTGGCAGCAGGAGCCGCCGGCCCGGCGCCGTGCTGACCTCAACCAATGGGCCAGTTCGCTCGCGCCCATGGCGCAAGCTGTTTCGCTGCTGCTGCAGTTGCTGCGCGACGCCGGCCAGCCACAAAAGGTGATGACGCGCGCCGGGCAGTTTCAGCAGATCCTGCCGCAAGGGCGCAGCTTTCAATTGCTGCGTCTGCGCATCGATCCAGCGCTTCAACTGATTCCCGAGATCAGCGGCAATCGGCTTATGGTTTCCGTGCGCCTGGTGCGGCATGGCGCAGACGGCAAACTGCACCCGGCGCGCGAAGAAGCGCCGTTTGAGCTGGCGCTGTGCGCATGA
- a CDS encoding prepilin peptidase, whose protein sequence is MDAELWVPVLTAGLFGLLIGSFLNVVIYRLPKMLEREWAAGCAELSGQPLPEQEPFNLLVPRSRCQACGHQIRWYENIPVLSYLALRGKCSACGTPISIRYPMIELATGVLFAWCIWRWGLNLSGGMWCLFAAMLVAMTLIDWDTTLLPDVLTLPLLWAGLIAANLHWIPVPLSDAVWGAVGGYMSLWLVYWAFKLATGKEGMGFGDFKLFAALGAWFGWQALVPIILMSSVIGAAVGIVMKLRSSLRDGGQIPFGPFLAMAGITAMVFGPQSILRAVGL, encoded by the coding sequence ATGGACGCAGAGCTCTGGGTTCCGGTGCTCACGGCCGGTTTATTTGGCTTGTTGATTGGCAGCTTTCTCAACGTCGTCATTTATCGGCTGCCCAAAATGCTCGAGCGCGAATGGGCAGCCGGGTGTGCAGAGCTTTCTGGCCAACCGCTTCCCGAGCAGGAGCCGTTCAACTTGCTCGTGCCGCGGTCTCGTTGTCAGGCTTGCGGTCACCAGATTCGCTGGTACGAAAACATCCCGGTGTTGAGCTACCTCGCACTCCGCGGAAAATGCTCTGCTTGTGGCACGCCCATCAGCATCCGTTATCCGATGATCGAACTTGCCACTGGCGTGCTTTTCGCGTGGTGCATTTGGCGTTGGGGCCTGAACCTGTCGGGCGGTATGTGGTGTCTGTTTGCCGCCATGCTGGTCGCCATGACCTTGATCGATTGGGACACCACCTTGCTGCCCGACGTGCTGACCTTGCCGCTGCTCTGGGCAGGGCTGATCGCCGCCAACCTGCACTGGATCCCTGTGCCCTTGAGCGACGCCGTCTGGGGCGCTGTTGGTGGCTACATGTCCCTGTGGCTCGTGTACTGGGCCTTCAAGCTGGCTACGGGCAAGGAAGGCATGGGTTTCGGTGATTTCAAGCTTTTCGCCGCACTCGGCGCGTGGTTTGGCTGGCAAGCGCTGGTGCCGATCATTCTGATGTCGTCCGTGATCGGTGCAGCTGTCGGCATTGTCATGAAGCTCAGAAGCTCGCTGCGCGACGGCGGCCAGATCCCATTCGGCCCCTTCCTAGCAATGGCCGGCATCACCGCCATGGTCTTTGGCCCGCAGAGCATCCTGCGCGCCGTCGGCCTTTAA
- the pilB gene encoding type IV-A pilus assembly ATPase PilB: protein MATAESVSRDAAPVALPGVGRALVLAGKLTQKVAEDTFKKARAGQKNFISELIGSGAIAASDLAHTLAQAFSAPLLDADALDPERLPKDLIDPKLSQTYRLLALSKRNGRLIVATADPSDHDAAERIKFSTQMGVEWVIAEFDKLSKLVEAHTKSAAESMDSIVGGDFEFDEASLGAAVPAEEDDSAANDVEDAPVVKFLHKMLIDAFNMRASDLHFEPYEHQYRVRFRVDGELREIVSPPVLIKEKLASRIKVLSRLDISEKRIPQDGRMKLKVGPDRVIDFRVSTLPTLFGEKIVIRILDPSSAKLGIDALGYEPEEKVRLLKAIERPYGMILVTGPTGSGKTVSLYTCLNLLNKPGVNIATAEDPSEINLPGVNQVNVNEKAGLTFAVALKAFLRQDPDIIMVGEIRDLETADIAIKAAQTGHLVLSTLHTNDAPTTLTRMRNMGIAPFNIASSVILITAQRLARRLCPQCKAPMDIPREALIEAGFDENELDGSWTPYKPVGCAACNNGYKGRVGIYEVMPISEDMQRIILADGSALEIGEQARREGVRSLRESALHKVKIGVTSLEEVLAVTNQ from the coding sequence ATGGCCACTGCCGAATCTGTTTCACGAGATGCCGCGCCCGTCGCGCTGCCTGGCGTGGGCCGCGCCCTGGTGCTGGCTGGAAAACTGACCCAAAAAGTCGCCGAAGACACATTCAAGAAAGCACGCGCTGGCCAGAAAAACTTCATCTCCGAGCTGATCGGCTCGGGCGCGATCGCCGCGTCGGATCTGGCCCATACCCTGGCCCAGGCTTTTTCGGCGCCGCTGCTGGATGCGGACGCACTCGATCCTGAGCGCCTGCCCAAGGACCTGATCGATCCAAAACTGTCGCAGACCTACCGCCTGCTGGCGCTCAGCAAACGCAACGGCAGGCTGATCGTCGCCACGGCCGACCCGTCTGATCACGATGCGGCGGAACGCATCAAGTTCTCGACGCAGATGGGCGTCGAATGGGTCATCGCCGAGTTCGACAAGCTGTCGAAGTTGGTGGAGGCCCACACCAAGTCCGCTGCCGAGTCGATGGACAGCATCGTCGGCGGGGATTTTGAGTTCGACGAGGCGTCCTTGGGCGCTGCGGTTCCGGCAGAAGAGGACGATTCTGCAGCGAACGATGTTGAAGACGCCCCGGTCGTCAAGTTTCTGCACAAGATGCTGATCGACGCCTTCAACATGCGCGCGTCGGACTTGCACTTCGAGCCGTATGAACACCAATACCGCGTGCGCTTTCGCGTGGACGGCGAATTGCGCGAGATCGTCTCTCCCCCAGTGCTGATCAAAGAGAAGCTTGCCTCGCGCATCAAGGTGTTGTCGCGGCTGGATATTTCCGAGAAGCGGATTCCGCAAGACGGCCGCATGAAGCTGAAAGTCGGCCCAGACCGCGTGATCGATTTTCGCGTGAGTACGCTGCCCACGCTTTTCGGTGAAAAGATCGTTATTCGTATTCTCGACCCAAGCAGTGCCAAGCTCGGTATCGACGCGCTCGGCTACGAGCCCGAAGAGAAGGTGCGCTTGCTCAAGGCGATTGAGCGCCCCTACGGCATGATCCTGGTGACCGGCCCCACCGGCTCCGGCAAGACCGTTTCGCTCTACACCTGCCTGAACCTGCTGAACAAGCCGGGCGTGAACATCGCGACTGCAGAAGACCCATCAGAGATCAACCTGCCGGGCGTCAACCAGGTCAACGTCAACGAGAAGGCCGGTCTGACGTTTGCGGTCGCTCTCAAGGCTTTCCTGCGTCAGGATCCTGACATCATCATGGTCGGCGAGATCCGGGATCTCGAAACGGCCGACATCGCGATCAAGGCCGCGCAAACGGGGCACTTGGTGCTGTCGACGCTGCACACGAACGACGCCCCGACCACGCTCACGCGCATGCGCAACATGGGCATCGCGCCGTTCAACATCGCGTCCAGCGTGATCTTGATTACGGCACAGCGTCTGGCGCGCCGCCTTTGCCCTCAATGCAAGGCGCCGATGGACATCCCCCGCGAGGCCTTGATCGAGGCTGGGTTTGATGAAAACGAGTTGGATGGAAGCTGGACGCCTTACAAACCGGTCGGCTGCGCTGCCTGCAACAACGGCTATAAAGGACGCGTCGGCATTTATGAGGTGATGCCGATCAGTGAAGACATGCAGCGCATCATCCTCGCGGATGGCAGCGCATTGGAGATTGGCGAGCAGGCACGCAGGGAGGGCGTCCGCTCATTGCGCGAATCGGCGCTGCACAAGGTCAAAATTGGCGTGACTTCGCTTGAAGAAGTTTTGGCCGTCACCAACCAATAA
- a CDS encoding porin: MKKTLVSLAVLAAASGSAMAQSSVTLYGTADAGVGKFQGGKVGMQTNSFVNTSDSFIGFRGTEDMGGGLKAGFQFESSINLRDGSTDQASGNLTKTMYQRAANVWLGGNWGTVRLGRAYTPSRNALAAWDLLGYGRNSALVNAYGAPGNVEERNNSQISYKTPDLGGFAAELGYVLKPDNGGNAKVDLGLTYVNGPLRAGISYNKQKNSKANYAVGAQYSFGMFALAAGYHSMAGGTYYDDSTHLPIQGSVGTARGFTLGGKVNFGAASFLVNVARDTKSEYEVNGVHFKGKKRTDGVVEGRYAFSKRTFVYANYVRYDGGNNYGIGMRHDF; this comes from the coding sequence ATGAAAAAGACCCTTGTTTCCCTCGCCGTTCTGGCCGCCGCCAGCGGCAGCGCCATGGCCCAGTCTTCGGTGACTTTGTACGGCACGGCCGATGCGGGCGTTGGCAAGTTCCAGGGCGGCAAGGTGGGTATGCAAACCAACTCGTTTGTGAATACCAGCGACAGTTTCATCGGTTTCCGTGGCACGGAAGATATGGGCGGCGGGCTGAAGGCGGGCTTTCAGTTTGAAAGCAGCATCAATCTGCGCGATGGCAGCACCGATCAGGCGTCTGGCAATTTGACCAAGACCATGTACCAACGCGCTGCCAACGTCTGGCTCGGGGGCAACTGGGGTACGGTGCGCCTGGGCCGCGCTTATACGCCGAGTCGCAACGCATTGGCAGCATGGGACTTGCTTGGTTATGGACGAAATTCAGCTTTAGTCAACGCATATGGCGCCCCCGGCAACGTTGAGGAGCGCAACAACAGCCAAATCAGCTACAAAACGCCTGATCTCGGCGGCTTTGCTGCGGAATTGGGTTATGTGCTTAAGCCCGACAACGGCGGCAATGCCAAAGTGGACCTAGGGCTGACCTATGTGAATGGGCCACTGCGTGCCGGCATTTCATACAACAAGCAAAAGAACTCCAAAGCAAATTATGCTGTCGGCGCTCAATACTCGTTTGGAATGTTTGCGCTTGCCGCTGGCTATCACAGCATGGCGGGGGGTACATACTACGATGATTCAACCCACCTCCCAATCCAAGGCTCAGTTGGTACAGCACGTGGATTCACGTTGGGTGGCAAAGTGAATTTTGGCGCCGCCAGTTTTCTCGTCAACGTAGCTCGCGACACGAAATCAGAGTATGAAGTTAATGGAGTTCACTTCAAAGGGAAGAAACGCACAGACGGGGTAGTCGAAGGTCGATATGCCTTCTCAAAACGCACGTTTGTCTATGCAAACTACGTTCGCTACGATGGCGGCAATAACTACGGCATCGGAATGCGTCACGATTTCTGA
- a CDS encoding response regulator transcription factor, translated as MNANATPASRTLYLLDDNDDFRATAKWWLSGAGYEVVDFQDAQTAIDALKALDAQAIGQACLLLDVRMPTMTGLQVHDALIEAGVTGGNAQPSLPIVYMTGHGDVPLAVQAMEKGAVTFLEKPFQDSALESALARAFQAGSQRPAAPAVAEAALPDETAAPTCAEYARRRAALSPRELQVMQGVVEGKISKTIARDLDISTKTVELHRSRVMAKMQADSVVHLTRMALHQRVDV; from the coding sequence ATGAACGCGAACGCCACACCTGCCAGCCGCACGCTGTACCTTTTGGACGACAACGACGACTTTCGGGCCACCGCCAAGTGGTGGCTGAGCGGCGCTGGCTACGAAGTGGTGGACTTCCAAGACGCGCAGACGGCCATCGACGCGCTGAAGGCGCTGGACGCCCAGGCCATTGGGCAAGCCTGCCTGCTGCTGGACGTGCGTATGCCCACCATGACGGGGCTGCAGGTGCACGACGCGCTGATCGAGGCAGGCGTGACGGGGGGCAACGCCCAGCCGTCGCTGCCCATCGTCTACATGACCGGGCACGGCGACGTGCCGCTGGCGGTGCAGGCGATGGAAAAAGGCGCGGTCACCTTTCTGGAAAAGCCGTTTCAGGACAGCGCCCTGGAATCGGCCCTGGCGCGTGCGTTTCAGGCGGGCAGCCAGCGCCCCGCCGCGCCGGCGGTGGCTGAAGCCGCCCTGCCCGATGAAACGGCTGCGCCCACGTGCGCCGAGTACGCGCGCCGCCGCGCCGCGCTGAGCCCGCGCGAGCTGCAGGTGATGCAGGGCGTGGTGGAAGGCAAGATCAGCAAGACAATTGCGCGCGACCTGGACATCAGCACCAAGACGGTGGAGCTGCACCGCAGCCGCGTGATGGCCAAGATGCAGGCCGATTCGGTGGTGCACCTGACGCGCATGGCGCTGCACCAGCGCGTGGACGTATAG
- a CDS encoding DUF6683 family protein, with amino-acid sequence MRLLLTALIALLLISTKAHAFFTIDYNEQWLRNDAYNRAMSQAKKDLEGSSSSSRARARSTAPAARKPSTQADPLWTGKLVVLRNGEVLDSKPLEEMAQMVPAAQRKEAQTLFKQIVVTFNNNVEKLYGVPKENVATGIVTLLAGGYAAYYNKPFPENAIKPTVEQVRTYLQGKPEAFKPGSERMRSYMQSVGLGMLLSLMQQEVQKSGSAADAAQLKAEGARVFRAVLHVEPEEVEFTSSGLRFR; translated from the coding sequence ATGAGACTGCTTCTGACCGCATTGATTGCGCTGCTGCTGATCAGCACGAAGGCGCACGCCTTCTTTACGATCGACTACAACGAGCAGTGGCTGCGCAACGACGCCTACAACAGGGCGATGTCGCAGGCCAAGAAGGACTTGGAGGGCAGCAGCAGTTCGAGCCGGGCCAGGGCCCGAAGCACCGCGCCGGCCGCGCGCAAGCCATCGACGCAGGCCGATCCGCTGTGGACCGGCAAGCTGGTGGTGCTGCGCAACGGCGAGGTGCTGGACTCGAAGCCGCTGGAAGAGATGGCGCAGATGGTTCCCGCCGCGCAGCGCAAGGAGGCGCAGACGCTGTTCAAGCAGATCGTAGTGACCTTCAACAACAACGTGGAGAAGCTCTACGGCGTACCCAAGGAAAACGTGGCCACGGGCATCGTGACACTGCTGGCCGGGGGCTACGCGGCGTACTACAACAAGCCATTTCCTGAAAACGCCATCAAGCCAACGGTGGAACAGGTCCGCACCTACCTGCAGGGCAAGCCGGAGGCGTTCAAACCAGGCTCTGAGCGGATGCGCTCTTACATGCAGAGCGTGGGCCTGGGAATGCTGCTGTCGCTGATGCAGCAGGAAGTGCAGAAATCGGGCAGCGCGGCGGATGCGGCCCAGCTGAAGGCCGAGGGCGCGCGCGTGTTCCGCGCCGTGCTGCATGTGGAGCCGGAAGAGGTGGAGTTCACCTCGTCGGGATTGAGGTTTCGCTGA
- a CDS encoding GNAT family N-acetyltransferase: MSSHAVAPPDPPWRASDRLRLREFALSDVSDLARMHQDPRVRAQLVDDLALDDLATASGFVAGMQAFYRQYEGRGIWCAERAIPADADAVAEAQAAHAAGDIDDGLLAYVMAPTWRFCGWFSLVHVLDAPDQIEIGARLAPEAWGNALALDGGDWLLARAFADTARTEVYGYCAPENRSAAHCLRVLGFDRVGNAPYNGHLAAQFRLSRAHWEAWRHLPRRDRLRQVLRGGQPAQA, translated from the coding sequence ATGAGCTCCCACGCCGTAGCCCCTCCAGACCCGCCCTGGCGAGCCAGCGATCGGCTGCGGCTGCGCGAGTTCGCGCTCAGCGATGTTTCTGATCTGGCGCGCATGCACCAGGACCCGCGCGTGCGTGCGCAGCTGGTGGACGATCTCGCACTGGACGACCTGGCCACCGCCAGTGGCTTCGTGGCCGGCATGCAGGCGTTCTATCGCCAATACGAGGGGCGCGGCATCTGGTGCGCCGAACGCGCCATACCTGCAGACGCCGACGCCGTGGCCGAAGCGCAGGCCGCCCACGCTGCGGGCGACATCGATGACGGGCTTCTCGCTTACGTGATGGCGCCAACCTGGCGGTTTTGCGGGTGGTTCAGCCTGGTGCACGTGCTGGACGCGCCCGATCAAATTGAAATAGGCGCTCGCTTGGCACCCGAGGCGTGGGGCAACGCGCTGGCGTTGGACGGGGGCGACTGGCTGCTGGCGCGCGCCTTTGCCGACACCGCGCGCACCGAGGTGTACGGCTATTGCGCACCGGAGAATCGCTCAGCCGCCCACTGCCTGCGCGTGCTCGGCTTTGATCGCGTAGGCAATGCGCCTTACAACGGGCACCTGGCGGCGCAGTTTCGCTTGTCGCGCGCGCATTGGGAGGCGTGGCGCCACCTGCCGCGGCGCGACCGCCTGCGTCAGGTGCTGCGCGGCGGGCAGCCAGCCCAGGCTTGA
- a CDS encoding sensor histidine kinase, protein MALPRTSGTASTRQVAPRQRRAQAAPAGDAAAALLAAFDDLAAVLPADAAAPLVWCSPALAALLGLAEGEAPTLQALCARLAGLAEGVAALGASGAPAGADWDGEVQLDADRDGSATAHLHAALRLLPAGGAGQAGAALGAAAESTGGGALALRLRLLDSGGPPALERATRRHLEDRERLLFTSRSVAVGEMATTLAHELNQPLGAVTNVLRGLKTRIATAAAQPQANALPMLEQGVQLALDQVQYAARIIGRIRDYTQSRQPRRERVDLNALLHNSLTTLDWDLGRHGVQLSMALAPEAQDGATAVAGDGVMLQQVLVNLLRNAIDAMGDTPAGQRRLDIVSRIDAAGTQIEIAIADTGSGIDDEGAAQLFMPFYSTKPTGMGIGLNICRSLIELHQGRLWFTPNPGLRGCTFHVALPLVQGDEALQLPRFMDSEAVVS, encoded by the coding sequence ATGGCTTTACCCCGCACCAGCGGCACTGCAAGCACGCGTCAAGTTGCCCCGCGCCAGCGCCGCGCGCAGGCAGCACCCGCTGGCGACGCCGCAGCGGCGCTGCTGGCCGCGTTTGACGACCTGGCCGCGGTGCTGCCTGCCGACGCTGCGGCGCCACTGGTGTGGTGCAGCCCGGCCCTGGCCGCCCTGCTGGGCTTGGCGGAAGGCGAAGCGCCCACGCTGCAGGCGCTGTGCGCCCGGCTGGCTGGGCTGGCGGAGGGCGTGGCCGCGCTGGGCGCATCCGGCGCGCCGGCGGGCGCCGATTGGGATGGCGAGGTGCAACTGGATGCAGACCGCGATGGCTCGGCCACCGCGCACCTGCACGCGGCCTTGCGCCTCCTGCCTGCGGGCGGCGCCGGGCAAGCGGGCGCTGCGCTGGGCGCGGCAGCCGAATCGACAGGGGGCGGTGCGTTGGCGCTGCGCCTGCGACTGCTGGACAGCGGCGGGCCACCGGCGCTTGAACGGGCCACGCGCCGCCACCTGGAAGACCGCGAAAGGCTGCTGTTCACCTCGCGCAGCGTGGCCGTGGGCGAGATGGCCACCACCCTGGCGCACGAGCTGAACCAGCCGCTGGGCGCGGTGACCAACGTGCTGCGCGGGCTGAAGACGCGCATTGCCACGGCGGCGGCGCAACCGCAGGCCAACGCGCTGCCCATGCTGGAGCAAGGCGTGCAGCTGGCGCTGGACCAGGTGCAGTACGCGGCGCGCATCATCGGGCGCATACGCGACTACACGCAGTCGCGCCAGCCGCGCCGCGAGCGGGTAGACCTGAATGCGCTGCTGCACAACAGCCTGACGACGCTGGACTGGGACCTGGGCCGCCACGGCGTGCAACTGTCGATGGCGCTGGCGCCCGAGGCGCAAGACGGCGCCACGGCGGTGGCGGGCGACGGCGTGATGCTGCAGCAGGTGCTGGTGAACCTGCTGCGCAACGCCATCGACGCGATGGGCGACACGCCCGCCGGCCAGCGGCGCCTGGACATCGTCAGCCGCATTGACGCTGCGGGCACGCAGATCGAGATTGCCATTGCCGATACCGGCAGCGGCATTGATGACGAAGGCGCGGCGCAGCTTTTCATGCCGTTTTACTCCACCAAGCCGACGGGCATGGGGATTGGCCTGAACATCTGCCGCAGCCTGATCGAGCTGCACCAGGGGCGGCTGTGGTTTACCCCCAACCCAGGGCTGCGCGGCTGCACTTTTCACGTGGCGCTGCCGCTGGTGCAGGGCGATGAAGCCCTGCAGCTGCCACGCTTTATGGATTCGGAAGCTGTTGTTTCATGA
- a CDS encoding porin — translation MKKTLVSLAVLAAASGSAMAQSSVTLYGTADAGVGKFQGGKVGMMTNSLVTTSDSFIGFRGTEDMGGGLKAGFQFESSINLRDGSSDVNSAYWTKTMYQRAANVWLGGNWGTLRLGRAYTPSRNALAAWDLTGGARNSIVINTFGTPGNAEERNSSQISYKTPDFGGFAAELGYVLKPDNGGNAKVDLGLTFVNGPLRAGLSYNKQKNSKANYAVGAQYQFGMFAVAAGYHHTANANYFDDETNQLIPDAVSRLSGFSVGAKANFGAASLLVNVARDTKANYDLHGVSYKGEKRTNGLVEGRYAFSKRTFVYANYVRYSSGNNYGIGMRHDF, via the coding sequence ATGAAAAAGACCCTTGTTTCCCTCGCCGTCCTGGCCGCCGCCAGCGGCAGCGCCATGGCCCAGTCTTCGGTGACTTTGTACGGCACGGCCGATGCGGGCGTTGGCAAGTTTCAAGGCGGCAAGGTGGGTATGATGACTAACTCGCTAGTGACCACGAGTGATAGTTTTATCGGTTTTCGTGGCACGGAAGATATGGGCGGCGGCCTTAAGGCGGGCTTTCAGTTTGAAAGCAGCATCAATTTACGCGATGGCAGTTCGGATGTGAACTCCGCGTATTGGACCAAAACGATGTACCAACGCGCCGCCAACGTCTGGCTTGGGGGTAACTGGGGTACGTTGCGCTTGGGCCGCGCCTATACACCAAGCCGGAATGCGCTTGCAGCGTGGGATTTGACGGGCGGCGCCCGGAATTCGATCGTGATTAACACGTTCGGCACGCCTGGCAACGCAGAAGAGCGAAATAGCAGCCAGATCAGTTATAAGACGCCCGACTTCGGCGGTTTTGCTGCGGAATTGGGCTATGTGCTTAAGCCTGACAACGGTGGCAACGCCAAGGTCGATTTAGGTCTAACCTTTGTTAATGGTCCGCTGCGCGCCGGACTCTCATACAACAAACAAAAGAATTCGAAAGCAAACTATGCAGTCGGCGCTCAGTATCAGTTTGGAATGTTTGCGGTAGCAGCAGGTTACCATCACACGGCAAACGCAAATTATTTTGACGATGAGACAAATCAATTGATACCTGACGCCGTCTCGCGATTGAGTGGTTTTTCAGTTGGCGCCAAGGCTAATTTCGGCGCAGCCAGCCTGCTTGTAAACGTTGCCCGCGATACAAAAGCAAACTATGACCTTCATGGCGTAAGCTACAAGGGCGAGAAACGAACGAATGGCCTGGTGGAAGGCCGTTATGCGTTCTCAAAACGAACTTTCGTTTATGCGAACTATGTGCGTTACAGCAGCGGCAATAACTACGGCATCGGCATGCGCCATGACTTCTGA
- the coaE gene encoding dephospho-CoA kinase (Dephospho-CoA kinase (CoaE) performs the final step in coenzyme A biosynthesis.): MATPVLLGLTGGIGSGKSTVAGLLAAQHRATVIDADAISRQTTSAGGSALPAIAAAFGSELIGADGALDRAAMRELVYQDADARHQLEAIIHPLVAQETDRQAQQALASGAPLLVFDVPLLVEAGARWRARVDQVMVVDCDAQTQLARVMRRNGLPREQVEAIIAAQASRDQRLSCADTVVFNGLGVDLTLLGTQLGAWAQRFGL; this comes from the coding sequence ATGGCCACGCCGGTCCTGTTGGGGCTGACAGGCGGCATTGGCAGCGGCAAGAGCACGGTCGCAGGACTTCTGGCCGCGCAGCATCGGGCCACGGTCATCGATGCGGACGCAATTTCACGTCAGACCACCTCAGCAGGTGGTAGCGCCCTGCCCGCAATTGCGGCGGCCTTTGGATCCGAATTGATCGGCGCCGACGGGGCGCTGGACCGGGCCGCCATGCGCGAGCTCGTCTACCAAGACGCAGACGCCCGTCACCAGCTTGAAGCCATCATTCACCCGCTCGTCGCGCAGGAGACCGACCGTCAGGCCCAACAAGCGCTGGCCAGCGGCGCCCCGCTGCTGGTGTTCGATGTGCCGCTGCTGGTCGAGGCCGGCGCCCGCTGGCGCGCCCGTGTCGATCAGGTCATGGTGGTGGATTGCGATGCGCAAACCCAGCTCGCTCGCGTCATGCGGCGCAATGGTTTGCCGCGCGAGCAGGTGGAAGCCATCATTGCGGCGCAGGCCAGCCGCGACCAGCGCCTGTCGTGCGCAGATACGGTCGTGTTCAATGGATTGGGCGTCGATTTGACGCTCTTGGGCACCCAGCTCGGGGCTTGGGCGCAGCGGTTCGGGCTATGA
- a CDS encoding type II secretion system F family protein, producing the protein MATRVASSKTVKELVFEWEGKDRNGKVVRGETRAAGENQVQASLRRQGIFVTKLKKRRMRSGKKIKPKDIAIFTRQLATMMKAGVPLLQSFDIVGRGNPNPSVTKLLNDVRADIETGTSLSAAFRKYPLYFNSLYCNLVEAGESAGILESLLDRLATYMEKTEAIKSKIKSALMYPIAVLVVAFVVVAVIMIFVIPAFKEVFTSFGADLPAPTLVVIAMSEFFVKWWWLIFGGIFGGVYFFMQAWRRDEKVQMFMDRLLLKLPIFGELIEKSVVARWTRTLSTMFAAGVPLVESLDSVGGAAGNSVYKIATDKIQKEVATGTSLTAAMTNANIFPSMVLQMTAIGEESGALDHMLGKAADFYEDEVDEMVAGLSSLMEPIIIVVLGTVIGGIVVSMYLPIFKLGQVV; encoded by the coding sequence ATGGCAACCCGAGTCGCAAGCAGTAAAACGGTCAAGGAACTCGTTTTTGAGTGGGAAGGCAAGGACCGCAACGGCAAGGTTGTGCGAGGCGAGACGCGTGCCGCGGGTGAGAATCAGGTTCAAGCCTCACTGCGGCGCCAAGGCATTTTTGTCACCAAACTCAAGAAGCGCCGCATGCGCTCCGGCAAGAAAATCAAGCCGAAAGACATTGCGATTTTTACCCGGCAGCTTGCGACGATGATGAAGGCGGGGGTGCCGCTGCTTCAATCTTTCGATATTGTAGGACGCGGCAACCCGAACCCCAGCGTCACGAAATTGCTGAACGACGTTCGAGCCGACATCGAAACGGGTACTTCGCTCTCTGCAGCGTTTCGCAAATATCCGCTTTACTTCAACTCTCTTTATTGCAATTTGGTCGAAGCGGGCGAGTCGGCAGGTATTCTGGAAAGCCTTCTCGATCGTCTGGCGACGTATATGGAGAAAACGGAGGCGATCAAATCCAAGATCAAGTCCGCGCTAATGTATCCTATTGCAGTTTTAGTGGTCGCGTTCGTCGTGGTGGCCGTCATCATGATCTTTGTGATCCCGGCATTCAAGGAGGTGTTCACCAGCTTCGGCGCTGATCTTCCTGCCCCGACTTTAGTAGTCATCGCGATGAGTGAGTTTTTCGTCAAATGGTGGTGGCTTATCTTCGGGGGCATTTTCGGTGGCGTGTATTTTTTCATGCAAGCCTGGCGCCGCGATGAAAAAGTACAAATGTTCATGGACCGCCTGCTCCTCAAGCTGCCCATCTTTGGCGAGTTGATCGAAAAGTCGGTGGTGGCGCGCTGGACGCGCACGCTTTCCACCATGTTTGCCGCGGGCGTCCCGTTGGTCGAGTCTCTGGATTCGGTGGGGGGCGCCGCGGGCAATTCCGTCTACAAGATTGCGACAGACAAGATACAAAAGGAAGTCGCCACTGGTACCAGTCTGACCGCTGCCATGACCAACGCCAACATCTTCCCAAGCATGGTGCTTCAAATGACAGCCATCGGTGAAGAGTCGGGCGCGTTGGATCACATGCTCGGCAAGGCTGCAGACTTCTATGAGGATGAAGTCGATGAAATGGTCGCGGGCCTTTCCAGCCTCATGGAGCCGATCATCATCGTGGTGCTTGGCACTGTAATCGGCGGCATCGTCGTCTCGATGTACCTACCCATCTTCAAGCTCGGCCAGGTGGTTTGA